From a single Shewanella donghaensis genomic region:
- a CDS encoding S1 family peptidase — protein MLKKILLLLAINVSFGCQSNGNNLKTFVFPEINEDLKQDIEYKPKWLQPENKTQECQILAEEHIDKAIDFTVLSITWDGKCVDGKAFGLGKVTFDLGSIEGYLVSFFDKGISTGLYYTGIKGANFSVLGTQIRENGKLVNLTQNYVQFNQNNEPEQVFYSVEYDPETGIGKGTMHKKYSSWDENYSGMFGGELFFGTVQTRHDEIYKNKTLKGFVDVLSERPKGFVIVENSVGTSDNNYEHGVLNGGYSFPPTYNMEIVKISSEAMRSAAKAKSSLSLALAMKSKYESTFAEVEDNQKEIISLISSGTGFIISNDGYILTNSHVLKGKKNISIFLDNEEIPLPVRIVEQDELNDIALLKVDMIFDEMALPLELTNKTSRGTEITVLGYPNIDMQGSELKSTFGFVNANSGAQGDTRFYQISAPIQPGNSGSPLINHQGNVIGIVTSTLKQDTALEISGNLAQNVNYAIKIPYVASLLIDHDIAYIKANTYKELSKKKLIEKVSSSVVLIIAE, from the coding sequence ATGTTGAAAAAAATACTGTTGCTACTTGCTATTAATGTTTCTTTTGGGTGCCAATCTAATGGAAACAATCTAAAGACTTTTGTTTTTCCCGAAATAAATGAAGATTTAAAGCAAGATATTGAATATAAGCCTAAGTGGCTTCAACCAGAAAATAAAACACAAGAATGCCAAATCCTTGCAGAGGAACATATAGATAAGGCAATCGACTTTACAGTTCTTTCAATTACATGGGACGGAAAATGTGTAGATGGTAAGGCATTTGGCTTAGGAAAAGTTACTTTTGATCTTGGTTCAATTGAAGGGTACTTGGTTAGCTTTTTCGATAAAGGAATATCTACAGGCTTGTACTATACAGGAATTAAAGGAGCTAACTTTTCTGTGTTGGGTACACAAATTAGAGAAAATGGAAAACTAGTTAATCTGACTCAAAATTATGTACAGTTCAATCAAAATAATGAACCAGAACAAGTGTTTTACTCGGTTGAATATGATCCTGAAACCGGAATCGGAAAGGGTACTATGCATAAAAAGTATTCTAGTTGGGATGAGAATTATTCGGGTATGTTTGGAGGTGAACTATTTTTCGGTACAGTTCAAACTAGGCATGATGAAATATATAAAAATAAAACACTTAAGGGTTTTGTTGATGTTTTATCCGAGAGACCTAAAGGATTTGTTATTGTAGAAAACTCAGTAGGAACTTCTGATAACAATTATGAACATGGAGTTCTTAATGGGGGGTATTCATTTCCACCAACCTATAACATGGAAATAGTTAAAATCTCCAGTGAAGCAATGCGTTCAGCAGCCAAAGCTAAAAGCTCCTTGTCTTTAGCTTTAGCAATGAAAAGTAAGTATGAATCAACATTCGCTGAGGTCGAAGATAACCAGAAAGAAATAATAAGTTTAATTTCTTCTGGAACTGGTTTTATCATTTCAAATGACGGGTATATTTTAACGAATAGCCATGTTTTAAAAGGTAAAAAAAATATATCAATATTTCTTGATAATGAAGAAATACCATTACCAGTACGGATTGTTGAACAGGATGAGTTAAATGATATAGCTCTCTTAAAAGTTGACATGATTTTTGACGAAATGGCTTTACCGTTAGAGCTTACAAATAAAACATCTAGAGGAACTGAAATCACTGTATTAGGATATCCAAATATAGATATGCAAGGAAGTGAGTTAAAGTCCACTTTTGGATTTGTGAATGCCAACTCTGGAGCCCAAGGTGATACAAGGTTCTATCAAATTAGTGCCCCAATTCAACCTGGTAATTCAGGGAGTCCATTGATAAATCATCAAGGTAATGTAATTGGCATAGTGACATCAACTCTTAAGCAAGATACAGCACTAGAAATATCTGGTAACCTTGCGCAAAATGTTAATTACGCAATAAAAATACCTTATGTAGCTTCTTTATTGATAGATCATGATATTGCCTACATAAAAGCAAATACTTATAAAGAACTGAGCAAAAAAAAGTTGATTGAGAAAGTATCTTCTAGTGTAGTCCTTATAATTGCTGAGTAA
- a CDS encoding carboxyl transferase domain-containing protein: MTQLSSRINSRSDEFKAKQNDMAALVDDLKIKLAKIEQGGGPVALERHLSRGKLLPRHRVEKLLDPGSPFLEISQFAAYEVYDEAVPAAGVIAGIGRVSGVECMIIANDATVKGGTYYPITVKKHLRAQDIASRCHLPCIYLVDSGGANLPRQDEVFPDRDHFGRIFYNQAQMSAKGIPQVAVVMGLCTAGGAYVPAMADESIIVKEQGTIFLAGPPLVKAATGEEVTAEELGGAEVHTKISGVADHLAQNDDHALELARKAISRLNHQKQIAAQLSPSKPPKFDISELYGIVGTDLKKPFDVKEVIARVVDDSDFDEFKANYGNTLVCGFARIHGYPVGIVANNGILFSESAQKGAHFIELCCQRKIPLLFLQNITGFMVGKKYEHEGIAKHGAKMVTAVSCANVPKFTVIIGGSYGAGNYGMCGRAFEPTMMWMWPNARISVMGGEQAAGVLATVRRDGLARKGQQWSDEDEQAFRKPIVEQYDKEGHPYHASARLWDDGIIDPAQTRDVVGLALSAALNAPIEDTKFGVFRM, encoded by the coding sequence GTGACGCAATTGAGCAGCCGAATAAACTCCCGTAGCGACGAATTTAAAGCCAAGCAGAATGACATGGCCGCATTAGTCGATGACCTAAAAATCAAACTCGCAAAGATTGAACAAGGTGGCGGCCCTGTCGCACTTGAACGTCATCTATCGAGAGGTAAATTACTGCCCCGTCATCGAGTGGAAAAACTCCTTGATCCTGGTTCACCTTTTTTAGAAATCTCACAATTTGCCGCCTATGAAGTTTATGACGAAGCCGTTCCCGCTGCAGGCGTGATTGCAGGTATTGGCCGTGTAAGCGGTGTCGAATGCATGATTATTGCTAATGACGCAACCGTTAAGGGCGGCACTTACTACCCTATTACGGTTAAAAAGCATTTACGGGCACAAGACATTGCCAGTCGCTGTCATCTACCTTGCATCTACCTAGTTGATTCTGGCGGGGCAAACTTACCAAGACAAGATGAAGTGTTCCCAGATCGCGATCATTTCGGCCGTATCTTTTACAACCAAGCACAAATGTCAGCTAAAGGGATTCCGCAAGTGGCTGTGGTCATGGGCTTATGTACTGCGGGCGGCGCATATGTTCCCGCTATGGCAGATGAGTCGATTATCGTAAAAGAACAAGGGACGATTTTCTTAGCGGGTCCACCGCTAGTGAAAGCTGCTACCGGAGAAGAAGTGACCGCTGAAGAGTTAGGCGGCGCTGAAGTTCACACTAAAATTTCTGGTGTTGCCGATCATTTAGCTCAAAACGATGACCACGCACTAGAGCTCGCACGCAAAGCGATTTCGCGCTTAAATCATCAAAAGCAAATTGCAGCCCAGCTAAGTCCATCAAAGCCGCCTAAATTCGATATTAGTGAATTATATGGCATTGTCGGCACCGACCTTAAAAAGCCATTTGATGTTAAAGAAGTGATTGCCCGGGTTGTTGATGATTCTGATTTTGACGAGTTTAAAGCCAACTATGGCAATACTCTGGTTTGTGGTTTTGCCCGCATCCATGGTTACCCTGTCGGCATTGTGGCAAATAACGGTATTTTATTTTCTGAATCTGCCCAAAAAGGCGCTCACTTTATTGAGTTATGTTGCCAACGTAAAATCCCCTTACTGTTCTTACAAAATATCACTGGCTTCATGGTGGGTAAAAAGTACGAACATGAAGGCATTGCCAAACACGGCGCCAAAATGGTGACCGCAGTATCTTGTGCCAACGTGCCTAAGTTCACTGTCATTATTGGTGGTAGCTATGGCGCAGGTAACTACGGCATGTGTGGCCGTGCATTTGAACCCACCATGATGTGGATGTGGCCTAATGCCCGTATTTCAGTCATGGGCGGCGAACAAGCCGCTGGGGTGTTAGCAACCGTGCGTCGTGATGGTTTAGCCCGTAAAGGCCAACAATGGTCAGATGAAGACGAGCAAGCATTTAGAAAACCCATTGTTGAGCAGTATGACAAAGAAGGCCATCCATACCACGCCAGTGCGCGCCTTTGGGATGATGGCATTATCGACCCAGCTCAAACTCGTGATGTGGTGGGTTTGGCCTTATCGGCGGCATTAAATGCGCCTATTGAAGACACCAAGTTTGGTGTATTCCGCATGTAA
- a CDS encoding hydroxymethylglutaryl-CoA lyase yields MLPSNLPTQVSIFEVGARDGLQNEKTVSIENKIALIEQLADAGVNRIEAASFVSPKWVPQMADSGDILRQIKRKQGVVYSALTPNLKGLELALDAGADEVAIFGAASESFSQRNINCSIEESIARFEPVMALAKEQNIKVRGYVSCVLGCPYEGDIDIAQVARVSEILYKMGCYEISLGDTIGVGTPLKARKMVEAVANLVPVDKLALHFHDTYGQALANIQACLETGVSVIDSSVAGLGGCPYAKGASGNLATEDVVYMLHGMGIETGIDLQKLAQAGMKISQVLDRPTGSKVAQALLAN; encoded by the coding sequence ATGCTACCGAGCAATCTCCCTACTCAAGTCAGTATCTTTGAAGTTGGCGCCCGTGACGGACTTCAAAATGAAAAAACAGTCTCAATTGAAAACAAAATCGCCCTGATTGAGCAATTAGCAGATGCAGGCGTAAACCGTATTGAAGCTGCCAGTTTTGTGTCACCTAAGTGGGTGCCACAAATGGCCGACTCCGGTGATATTTTACGACAAATCAAGCGTAAACAAGGGGTGGTCTACTCTGCCCTGACCCCGAACTTAAAGGGACTGGAACTTGCGCTTGACGCTGGCGCAGACGAAGTAGCCATTTTTGGCGCGGCATCAGAAAGCTTTAGCCAACGTAATATTAATTGCTCGATTGAAGAATCAATAGCGCGCTTCGAGCCAGTCATGGCGCTGGCTAAAGAGCAAAATATAAAAGTGCGCGGTTACGTGTCATGTGTACTGGGTTGCCCTTACGAAGGTGACATTGATATCGCCCAAGTGGCACGAGTGTCTGAAATACTTTACAAAATGGGCTGTTACGAGATTTCGCTCGGTGACACCATTGGTGTTGGCACGCCACTAAAAGCCCGTAAGATGGTTGAAGCAGTTGCTAATTTAGTCCCCGTTGATAAATTGGCGCTGCATTTTCACGATACTTATGGTCAAGCGCTGGCCAACATCCAAGCCTGCTTAGAAACTGGGGTTAGCGTTATTGACTCATCTGTTGCAGGCCTTGGCGGCTGCCCTTATGCCAAAGGCGCATCAGGTAACCTCGCCACTGAAGATGTGGTCTATATGCTCCATGGTATGGGTATTGAAACAGGCATAGATTTACAAAAACTTGCCCAAGCAGGCATGAAAATTAGCCAAGTATTAGATCGACCAACAGGCTCAAAAGTTGCTCAAGCGCTCTTAGCGAACTAA
- a CDS encoding FKBP-type peptidyl-prolyl cis-trans isomerase, translated as MTSLAELNITDITVGEGKAAEKGALITCKYTGKLADGSVFDSSEAFQVVISAKRVIKGWYQGIIGDNPMKVGGTRQLSVPAHLGYGERKIGDKIPPNSDLFFEIELLEVLTRDD; from the coding sequence ATGACCTCCCTTGCAGAACTTAATATTACCGACATCACGGTTGGTGAAGGCAAAGCCGCAGAAAAAGGTGCACTAATCACCTGTAAATATACCGGTAAATTAGCCGATGGCAGCGTATTTGATAGTTCAGAAGCATTTCAAGTGGTGATCAGCGCTAAACGTGTTATCAAAGGTTGGTATCAAGGTATTATTGGCGACAACCCAATGAAGGTAGGCGGAACACGCCAACTGTCAGTTCCTGCTCATCTTGGTTACGGCGAGCGCAAAATTGGCGATAAAATCCCGCCTAATTCTGATTTATTCTTTGAAATTGAATTATTAGAAGTGTTAACCCGTGATGATTAA
- a CDS encoding 3-oxoacid CoA-transferase subunit B, with amino-acid sequence MALSREQLAQRVAQEMQDGFYVNLGIGIPTLVANYIPEGMAVMLQSENGLLGMGEFPTEDTIDADLINAGKQTVTAVDGASFFSSAESFAMIRGGHVDLTVLGAFEVDVNGSIASWMIPGKLIKGMGGAMDLVAGADNIIVTMMHADKKGNSKLLPVCELPLTGYGCIKRVMTDLAFMEIKDGAFHLLERAPGVSVEEIQSKTAGKLVVPEHVPEMVF; translated from the coding sequence ATGGCTTTATCAAGAGAACAACTTGCTCAGCGTGTAGCACAAGAAATGCAAGACGGCTTTTACGTTAACCTCGGTATTGGCATTCCCACTCTCGTGGCAAACTACATCCCTGAAGGCATGGCAGTAATGCTGCAATCTGAAAATGGCTTATTAGGTATGGGCGAATTCCCAACTGAAGACACCATTGATGCCGATCTGATTAATGCGGGTAAGCAAACCGTTACCGCTGTAGATGGCGCTTCATTTTTCTCATCGGCAGAAAGCTTTGCCATGATCCGTGGCGGCCATGTGGATTTAACGGTACTTGGCGCTTTTGAAGTCGACGTAAACGGCTCAATCGCCTCGTGGATGATCCCAGGTAAATTGATTAAAGGCATGGGCGGCGCCATGGATTTAGTGGCAGGCGCTGACAATATTATTGTCACCATGATGCATGCCGATAAAAAAGGTAACTCTAAACTTTTACCTGTGTGTGAACTGCCGTTAACGGGTTATGGCTGCATTAAACGCGTCATGACAGATTTGGCCTTTATGGAAATCAAAGACGGCGCATTCCACTTATTAGAGCGCGCACCTGGTGTGAGTGTTGAAGAGATTCAATCTAAGACTGCAGGTAAGTTGGTCGTGCCAGAGCATGTACCAGAAATGGTATTTTAA
- a CDS encoding MerR family transcriptional regulator produces MSASLNPQSTYSISDLSKEFDITTRSIRFYEDQGLIKPKRRGQTRIYSLKDRVRLKLILRGKRLGFSLAETRRLFELYDADKSSTSQLHTMLELVEDKKASLQQQMDDIKVVLMELNSAEQQCKSALEESVK; encoded by the coding sequence ATGAGCGCAAGTTTAAACCCACAATCCACATATTCAATTAGTGACCTATCAAAAGAATTTGATATCACCACCCGTAGTATTCGTTTTTACGAAGACCAAGGGTTAATAAAACCTAAACGTCGCGGACAGACACGTATTTATAGTTTAAAAGACCGTGTTCGTTTAAAGCTGATATTGCGTGGCAAACGCTTAGGTTTTTCGCTAGCGGAAACCCGTCGTTTGTTCGAACTTTACGATGCAGATAAAAGCAGTACTTCACAACTTCATACCATGTTGGAGTTAGTCGAAGACAAAAAAGCTTCTTTGCAACAGCAAATGGACGATATCAAAGTTGTACTAATGGAACTCAATTCTGCAGAACAACAATGTAAGTCAGCGTTAGAGGAAAGTGTTAAATAA
- a CDS encoding isovaleryl-CoA dehydrogenase, with the protein MTSLYTSLNFGLGEDVDMLRDAVHDFASNEIAPIAAQVDKDNEFPNHMWPVLGDMGLLGVTVPEEFGGANMGYLAHVVAMEEISRASASIGLSYGAHSNLCVNQINRNGNAAQKAKYLPKLVSGEHIGALAMSEPNAGSDVVSMKLSARKEGDRYVLNGNKMWITNGPDADTLVIYAKTDFDKGAHGITAFIVEKTFKGFSTAQKLDKLGMRGSNTCELVFDNCEVPEENILGGLNNGVKVLMSGLDYERVVLSGGPLGIMNACMDIVMPYIHEREQFGKSIGQFQLVQGKLADMYTGMNAAKSYIYNVAKSCDRGEATRKDAAGAILYSAELATKMSLDAIQLLGGNGYVNDYATGRLLRDAKLYEIGAGTSEIRRMLIGRELFNESK; encoded by the coding sequence ATGACATCACTCTACACAAGCCTAAATTTCGGCCTGGGCGAAGACGTGGACATGCTTCGCGATGCCGTACATGATTTTGCCTCAAACGAAATAGCGCCCATTGCGGCGCAAGTCGATAAAGACAATGAATTTCCTAACCATATGTGGCCAGTACTAGGTGATATGGGACTTCTTGGTGTCACAGTACCCGAAGAGTTTGGTGGCGCTAATATGGGCTACTTAGCGCACGTTGTCGCCATGGAAGAGATTTCACGCGCATCAGCTTCAATCGGCCTAAGTTATGGCGCTCACTCAAATCTGTGCGTTAACCAAATCAACCGTAATGGTAATGCTGCCCAAAAAGCCAAATACCTCCCTAAGCTTGTTAGCGGCGAACATATTGGCGCACTCGCCATGAGTGAACCCAATGCTGGTTCTGATGTGGTGTCAATGAAGCTAAGCGCGCGTAAAGAAGGCGACCGCTACGTGCTTAACGGCAATAAAATGTGGATCACCAATGGTCCTGACGCTGACACCTTAGTGATTTATGCCAAAACAGATTTTGACAAAGGTGCCCATGGCATCACTGCATTCATTGTTGAAAAAACCTTTAAAGGATTCAGCACCGCGCAAAAGCTCGATAAATTAGGCATGCGCGGCTCAAATACCTGTGAATTGGTATTCGATAACTGTGAAGTACCAGAAGAAAATATCTTAGGCGGCCTCAATAATGGCGTGAAGGTATTAATGAGTGGTCTAGATTACGAACGCGTGGTGCTATCTGGTGGCCCATTAGGCATCATGAATGCCTGTATGGATATTGTTATGCCGTACATTCATGAACGTGAACAGTTTGGTAAATCCATTGGTCAATTCCAATTAGTCCAAGGCAAATTAGCCGATATGTACACTGGCATGAACGCCGCGAAATCTTACATATATAACGTGGCAAAATCTTGCGACCGCGGTGAAGCGACTCGAAAAGATGCTGCTGGCGCCATTTTATACAGTGCAGAACTTGCCACTAAAATGTCACTGGATGCGATTCAGCTTCTAGGTGGTAATGGTTACGTGAATGATTACGCCACTGGGCGTTTATTACGTGATGCTAAGTTATATGAAATTGGTGCAGGTACCTCTGAAATTCGTCGTATGTTGATTGGACGCGAGCTGTTTAACGAATCCAAATAG
- a CDS encoding enoyl-CoA hydratase-related protein translates to MTETTNNKQSFHHQFEYVECKLDQGVAELILNRVEKHNAFDEVMINEMITVIEAFAKNDHCNMLIVRANGKNFSAGADLNWMRKQAKMDFEQNLLDANELAKLMHVLDKFPKPTIALVNGAAFGGALGLICCCDIAIANERASFCLSEVKLGLIPAVISPYVVRAMGNRQARRYMLTAERFSAAVALTHQVIHEINDDLDAAAKPFIEAFNANSPQGMAWAKTLVSHLEDGVIDDATLAHTSEQIARIRVSDEGQEGLNAFFEKRTPSWNAQSTISSTKTDAQGAQ, encoded by the coding sequence ATGACAGAAACCACGAATAACAAGCAGTCATTTCATCATCAATTTGAATATGTGGAATGTAAACTTGACCAAGGTGTTGCTGAGCTGATTTTAAATCGCGTTGAAAAGCATAATGCCTTTGATGAAGTGATGATAAACGAAATGATCACCGTCATCGAAGCCTTTGCTAAAAATGACCACTGCAACATGTTAATTGTGCGCGCTAATGGCAAAAACTTCAGTGCCGGCGCCGACCTTAACTGGATGCGCAAGCAAGCAAAAATGGACTTTGAGCAAAACCTGCTTGATGCCAATGAGCTTGCTAAATTAATGCATGTACTGGATAAGTTTCCTAAACCTACCATCGCATTAGTTAATGGTGCGGCTTTTGGCGGCGCATTAGGGTTAATTTGCTGTTGTGACATCGCCATCGCCAATGAGCGGGCAAGCTTTTGCCTCAGTGAAGTCAAACTTGGCTTAATCCCCGCAGTTATCAGCCCATACGTGGTACGTGCCATGGGTAACCGTCAAGCGCGCCGCTATATGCTCACCGCCGAACGTTTCAGTGCTGCCGTAGCCTTAACCCATCAAGTGATCCATGAAATCAATGACGACCTAGACGCCGCAGCAAAACCTTTCATCGAGGCGTTTAACGCTAACAGTCCACAAGGCATGGCTTGGGCAAAAACCTTAGTATCTCACCTTGAAGATGGCGTAATCGATGACGCAACGCTTGCACATACTAGCGAGCAGATTGCTCGAATTCGTGTATCAGACGAAGGCCAAGAAGGCCTTAATGCATTCTTTGAAAAACGCACACCATCTTGGAATGCGCAATCGACCATAAGCAGCACTAAGACTGATGCACAGGGAGCCCAATAA
- a CDS encoding CoA transferase subunit A: MAGLNKVVQSYQEALDGLSNDMTIMVGGFGLCGIPEGLINHMVTTGVSGLTAISNNAGVDDFGLGLLLKERQIATMIASYVGENATFEQQMLSGELNVILTPQGTLAEKIRAGGAGIPAFFTATGYGTPIADGKETREIKGRHYVLEESLTADFALVRAWKADTMGNLIFRKTAANFNPMMATAGKITVVEAEEIVQPGELDPNHIHTPGIYVDRVIQASFEKRIEQRTVKNSDNKA; encoded by the coding sequence ATGGCAGGACTGAATAAAGTCGTACAAAGTTACCAAGAAGCCTTAGACGGCCTAAGTAATGACATGACAATCATGGTCGGTGGCTTTGGCTTGTGCGGTATTCCAGAAGGTCTTATCAACCATATGGTTACCACAGGTGTAAGCGGACTTACCGCGATTTCAAATAATGCCGGCGTTGATGACTTTGGTTTAGGCTTGCTGCTTAAAGAGCGTCAAATAGCCACCATGATTGCCTCTTATGTGGGTGAAAACGCCACCTTTGAACAGCAAATGTTGTCTGGTGAGTTAAATGTCATCTTAACTCCCCAAGGCACTTTAGCTGAAAAAATTCGCGCTGGCGGCGCAGGCATTCCTGCATTCTTTACCGCAACAGGTTATGGCACCCCCATTGCTGACGGTAAAGAAACCCGTGAAATTAAAGGTCGTCACTACGTACTCGAAGAGTCACTAACTGCAGACTTTGCTTTAGTACGCGCGTGGAAAGCTGACACTATGGGTAACTTAATATTTCGCAAAACAGCGGCGAACTTTAATCCAATGATGGCCACTGCGGGTAAAATCACCGTAGTTGAAGCTGAAGAGATTGTTCAGCCTGGCGAGTTAGACCCAAACCATATCCATACCCCTGGGATTTATGTTGATCGCGTTATTCAAGCAAGTTTCGAGAAACGAATCGAGCAGCGCACCGTTAAAAATTCAGACAACAAAGCATAA
- a CDS encoding acetyl-CoA carboxylase biotin carboxylase subunit gives MFTKILIANRGEIACRIINTARAMGVRTVALFSDADANARHVAMADESFHIGGSAPADSYLKADVIIDIAKRAGAEAIHPGYGFLSENAAFARSCEQNGIAFIGPGSDAIDSMGSKSAAKIIMGAANVPLVPGYHGDDQTDETLLAEAKNVGYPMLIKAAYGGGGKGMRIVENQSDVLEAINSARREAASSFGNDKLLMERYLRQPRHVEVQVFADSFGNTIYLSDRDCSIQRRHQKVVEEAPAPGLSDALRKQMGDAAVAAAKAIDYVGAGTVEFLLDTDDSFYFMEMNTRLQVEHPVTEMVTGQDLVKWQLMVASGSELPLTQAEVRIHGHSFEVRIYAEDPRNEFLPAAGKLNFLREPDQNRHVRIDSGIRENDVISNFYDPMISKLIVWDESRPRALQRLTHALSSYQISGVKHNIEFLANIAEHKAFADADFCTDFIERYSHSLIGDVTDESENALALAGLYQVLARQQAAKLTATNCNDPYSPWGQVSGFRLNSASVHHVALLHETGGDEHELQNLLITDLGDSFHLAQNGQALKLAGSIKDEVLLAEINGHKSKVPVSHQGDDFTLFLPSGSYHFKAVLAQVAEDEVNSADKLKAPMNGTVVTHLVEVGDSVKEGQGLLVMEAMKMEYTIEAPFDGVVSAFYFQSGELVTDGAQLLNVEETLNEESPAANEAQAPSTEQEKA, from the coding sequence ATGTTTACTAAAATTTTAATTGCCAATCGCGGTGAGATTGCATGTCGCATCATTAATACCGCTCGCGCTATGGGTGTTCGTACTGTCGCACTATTTTCAGACGCAGATGCCAATGCACGCCATGTTGCAATGGCGGATGAGTCATTCCACATTGGTGGCAGCGCACCCGCTGATTCATACCTAAAAGCTGATGTGATTATTGATATCGCTAAGCGCGCCGGTGCTGAGGCCATTCACCCAGGTTATGGTTTCTTATCTGAAAATGCCGCCTTTGCCCGCAGTTGTGAGCAAAATGGCATTGCCTTTATTGGCCCAGGCAGTGATGCCATTGATTCAATGGGCAGTAAAAGCGCCGCTAAAATCATTATGGGCGCAGCCAATGTGCCGTTAGTACCGGGTTATCATGGTGATGACCAAACTGACGAAACTCTGCTGGCTGAAGCTAAAAATGTCGGCTACCCAATGCTTATCAAAGCGGCTTATGGCGGCGGTGGTAAAGGCATGCGTATTGTCGAAAACCAATCAGACGTGCTTGAAGCGATCAATTCAGCTCGCCGTGAAGCGGCATCATCATTTGGTAATGACAAACTATTGATGGAGCGTTACTTACGCCAGCCCCGTCATGTTGAAGTGCAAGTTTTTGCTGACTCATTTGGCAATACTATTTACTTATCAGACCGAGATTGTTCAATCCAACGTCGCCATCAAAAAGTGGTTGAAGAGGCGCCAGCGCCTGGGCTTTCTGATGCACTGCGTAAACAAATGGGTGATGCAGCAGTTGCAGCCGCTAAAGCCATTGATTATGTCGGCGCAGGGACTGTTGAATTTTTACTTGATACCGATGACAGCTTCTACTTCATGGAAATGAATACTCGCTTGCAAGTGGAGCACCCAGTGACAGAAATGGTCACCGGACAAGACTTAGTAAAGTGGCAGTTAATGGTTGCCAGTGGCAGTGAGTTGCCACTTACTCAAGCGGAAGTGCGCATTCATGGCCACTCTTTTGAAGTGCGTATTTATGCTGAAGACCCCCGCAATGAGTTTTTACCCGCAGCAGGCAAATTAAACTTCTTGCGCGAACCCGATCAAAATCGCCACGTGCGCATTGATTCTGGTATTCGCGAAAATGATGTCATCAGTAACTTTTACGACCCGATGATTTCAAAGCTAATTGTGTGGGATGAGTCTCGCCCACGGGCATTACAGCGTTTAACTCACGCGTTAAGTTCATACCAAATCAGTGGCGTTAAACATAATATCGAGTTCCTTGCCAATATCGCTGAGCATAAAGCTTTTGCTGACGCGGATTTCTGTACTGATTTTATTGAGCGTTACTCACACAGCTTAATTGGTGATGTCACTGACGAGTCTGAAAATGCACTGGCGTTAGCAGGACTTTACCAAGTTCTGGCCCGTCAGCAAGCAGCTAAGTTAACCGCCACAAACTGTAATGACCCCTATTCACCTTGGGGACAGGTTAGCGGCTTTAGACTCAACAGTGCCAGCGTGCATCATGTTGCCTTGTTACATGAAACTGGCGGCGATGAACATGAACTGCAAAATCTGCTGATCACTGATTTAGGTGACTCGTTTCATCTTGCACAGAACGGCCAAGCGCTAAAACTTGCAGGCTCGATTAAAGATGAAGTGCTACTGGCTGAAATTAATGGCCATAAAAGCAAAGTCCCCGTCAGCCATCAAGGTGATGACTTCACCTTGTTCTTACCCAGCGGCAGTTATCACTTTAAAGCGGTATTAGCTCAAGTAGCTGAAGATGAAGTGAACAGCGCGGATAAGCTCAAAGCCCCAATGAATGGCACCGTGGTAACCCATTTAGTTGAAGTTGGTGACAGCGTTAAAGAAGGCCAAGGTCTTCTTGTCATGGAAGCTATGAAAATGGAATACACCATTGAAGCGCCTTTTGATGGTGTCGTCAGTGCGTTTTACTTTCAAAGTGGCGAGCTCGTCACCGATGGCGCCCAGCTGCTTAATGTAGAAGAAACTCTTAACGAAGAGTCACCTGCAGCTAATGAAGCACAAGCGCCAAGCACTGAACAAGAGAAGGCATAA